A single region of the Tissierellales bacterium genome encodes:
- a CDS encoding metal-sensitive transcriptional regulator has translation MKSIDDVNKDAITKRLRRIEGQVKGIQKMVENDKYCGDVLIQVAAA, from the coding sequence AAGTATTGATGATGTAAATAAAGATGCAATTACAAAGCGTTTAAGGCGAATAGAAGGACAAGTAAAGGGAATACAAAAAATGGTTGAAAATGATAAATATTGTGGTGATGTATTAATCCAAGTGGCTGCGGCTA